The following proteins are co-located in the Corynebacterium aquilae DSM 44791 genome:
- the ilvD gene encoding dihydroxy-acid dehydratase, which yields MSIPLRSKVTTVGRNAAGARSLWRATGMTDSDFGKPIVAIANSFTQFVPGHVHLRDVGKIVAEAVEAAGGVAKEFNTIAVDDGIAMGHGGMLYSLPSREIIADSVEYMCNAHTADALVCISNCDKITPGMLNAALRLNIPVVFVSGGPMEAGKAVVVDGVAHAPTDLVTAISASASPEVGEEGLSRVEQSACPTCGSCSGMFTANSMNCLTEALGLSLPGNGSTLATHAARRALFERAGSLVVELCKRYYGEGDTSVLPRSIATRHAFDNAMALDMAMGGSTNTVLHILAAAQEGEVDFDLDDIDELSRKVGCLSKVSPNSDYHMEDVHRAGGIPAILGELYRGGLLHEDVHSVHSPDLASWLSQWDIRAENPSAEAVELFHAAPGGVRTTEPFSTNNRWDELDVDAAGGCIRDVEHAYTKDGGLAVLRGNLAVDGAIIKAAGVDESLWRFTGPARVVESQEEAVSVILNGTIQPGEVLVVRYEGPSGGPGMQEMLHPTAFLKGAGLGKKCALITDGRFSGGSSGLSVGHISPEAAHGGTIGLIENGDEITIDVHTRELTVNVSDEELAARREAMEQRPTPWAPLNRQRTVTKALRAYAKMATSADKGAVRSID from the coding sequence ATGTCTATACCTCTTCGTTCAAAAGTCACCACCGTCGGTCGAAACGCGGCCGGTGCCCGCAGTTTGTGGCGCGCCACCGGCATGACCGACTCCGACTTCGGCAAACCCATCGTGGCCATCGCGAACTCCTTCACCCAGTTCGTTCCTGGCCACGTCCACCTGCGCGACGTCGGCAAAATCGTCGCCGAAGCGGTAGAAGCAGCCGGTGGTGTCGCCAAAGAATTCAATACCATCGCCGTCGATGATGGTATTGCCATGGGCCACGGCGGCATGCTGTATTCCCTCCCCTCCCGCGAAATCATCGCGGACTCGGTGGAATACATGTGCAACGCACACACCGCCGACGCCCTGGTGTGTATTTCCAACTGCGACAAGATCACCCCGGGCATGCTCAATGCGGCGCTGCGCCTGAACATTCCGGTTGTTTTCGTCTCCGGTGGCCCCATGGAAGCCGGTAAAGCTGTCGTCGTCGATGGTGTCGCCCACGCCCCCACCGACTTGGTGACCGCGATTTCCGCATCCGCTTCCCCCGAGGTGGGCGAAGAGGGACTGAGCCGGGTGGAGCAGTCCGCCTGCCCGACCTGTGGTTCTTGCTCGGGCATGTTCACCGCGAACTCCATGAACTGCCTCACCGAGGCACTGGGCCTTTCCCTGCCGGGTAACGGTTCCACCCTGGCAACCCACGCCGCCCGCCGTGCCCTGTTTGAACGGGCCGGCAGCCTGGTGGTGGAACTGTGCAAGCGCTACTACGGCGAGGGCGACACCTCGGTGCTGCCCCGCAGCATCGCCACCCGCCACGCTTTCGACAACGCTATGGCCTTGGATATGGCGATGGGTGGCTCCACCAACACCGTGCTGCACATCCTGGCAGCAGCCCAGGAAGGCGAGGTCGATTTCGACCTCGATGACATCGACGAGCTGTCTAGGAAGGTGGGCTGCCTGTCGAAGGTGTCTCCGAACTCCGACTACCACATGGAGGATGTGCACCGCGCCGGCGGTATTCCCGCCATCCTCGGCGAGCTGTACCGTGGCGGACTGCTGCACGAGGACGTCCACTCGGTGCACTCCCCCGATCTCGCATCCTGGCTTTCGCAATGGGATATTCGTGCAGAAAACCCCAGCGCTGAGGCCGTGGAACTCTTCCACGCCGCGCCAGGCGGGGTTCGTACCACCGAGCCGTTTTCGACGAATAACCGGTGGGATGAGCTCGATGTGGATGCTGCCGGCGGGTGCATCCGCGATGTGGAGCACGCCTACACCAAGGATGGTGGCTTGGCGGTGCTGCGCGGCAATCTCGCGGTCGATGGCGCCATCATTAAGGCTGCGGGTGTCGACGAATCGCTGTGGCGTTTCACCGGCCCGGCCCGCGTGGTGGAATCCCAGGAGGAAGCCGTCTCGGTCATCCTCAATGGCACCATCCAGCCCGGTGAGGTGCTAGTGGTTCGCTATGAGGGCCCCTCCGGCGGGCCCGGCATGCAGGAGATGCTGCACCCGACCGCCTTTTTGAAGGGCGCCGGCCTGGGCAAGAAGTGTGCGTTGATCACTGATGGTCGTTTCTCGGGTGGTTCCTCCGGTTTGTCGGTGGGCCACATCTCCCCCGAGGCCGCTCACGGTGGCACCATCGGTCTAATCGAAAATGGTGATGAGATCACCATCGACGTGCACACCCGTGAACTGACGGTCAATGTTAGCGATGAGGAGCTGGCAGCGCGCCGCGAGGCGATGGAGCAGCGCCCCACCCCGTGGGCCCCGCTGAACCGTCAGCGCACCGTCACCAAGGCGCTGCGCGCTTACGCGAAGATGGCCACCAGTGCAGACAAGGGCGCGGTGCGCTCCATCGACTAG
- a CDS encoding YkvI family membrane protein, giving the protein MLKRALTIAMAFVGLSIGAGFASGQELLQFFVAFGVPGLIGAVVTALLMCLVGIVILQLGSYFQATEHSAVLAEYTHPVFAKIFDAAVMLTVFSIAMVMFAGAGANLNQQFDLPTWVGSVGLLLLVLALGSLDVDKVSKVIGAATPFIVLFIVIAAVYSITHADADFATLEAATKEIDTELPNIFIGVASYVGFSLMVVVSMSIVIGGEYLVPRTAGLGGLMGGFIFGSLLVLSVVSLFLKIEQVGHLDMPMLGLVGLISPAMGVAMSVVIFAMIFNSALGMSYAMGRRLSAGHPERFKKMFYLTVIVAFFAGFLGFKRLVSYLFPVLGYIGAVLTVVLIIAWIKDHHLIRKEIKRRVRIRDLVTLQLHPEMNFTKAHQRELDRRVAASNIEDDDLARTVQEEVVDKLVRDSNVDFTEEDGLKALGDDGQARS; this is encoded by the coding sequence GTGCTAAAACGCGCATTAACCATCGCCATGGCCTTTGTGGGCCTGAGTATTGGCGCAGGCTTCGCCTCTGGACAGGAGCTGTTGCAGTTCTTCGTCGCTTTCGGCGTTCCTGGTCTCATCGGTGCTGTGGTCACCGCTTTGCTCATGTGCCTCGTGGGCATTGTCATTTTGCAGTTGGGAAGCTACTTCCAAGCCACTGAGCACTCGGCTGTTCTGGCTGAGTACACCCACCCGGTGTTCGCCAAGATATTCGACGCCGCGGTGATGTTGACGGTGTTCTCCATCGCCATGGTGATGTTTGCTGGTGCGGGCGCCAACCTGAATCAGCAGTTCGATCTCCCCACGTGGGTTGGCTCTGTTGGCCTGTTGCTGCTGGTGTTGGCTCTGGGCTCTTTGGATGTTGACAAGGTGTCCAAAGTTATTGGTGCCGCTACGCCGTTCATCGTGCTGTTCATTGTGATTGCCGCGGTGTACTCGATTACTCACGCCGATGCGGACTTCGCCACCCTGGAGGCCGCCACGAAGGAAATCGATACCGAGCTGCCAAATATTTTCATCGGTGTTGCTTCCTATGTGGGCTTCTCCCTGATGGTGGTGGTCTCCATGTCGATCGTTATCGGTGGTGAGTACCTGGTGCCCCGCACTGCGGGCCTAGGTGGTTTGATGGGTGGCTTCATCTTCGGTTCGCTGCTGGTGCTCTCCGTGGTGAGCTTGTTCTTGAAGATTGAGCAGGTCGGCCACTTGGACATGCCGATGTTGGGCCTGGTCGGCTTGATTAGTCCCGCCATGGGTGTGGCCATGTCTGTGGTGATTTTCGCGATGATCTTTAACTCTGCGCTGGGTATGTCCTACGCGATGGGTCGTCGTTTGTCGGCTGGCCACCCGGAGCGTTTCAAGAAGATGTTCTACCTGACGGTGATCGTGGCCTTCTTTGCTGGCTTCCTGGGCTTCAAGCGTCTGGTTAGCTACCTGTTCCCGGTGCTGGGCTACATTGGCGCGGTGTTGACTGTGGTGCTGATCATCGCCTGGATCAAGGACCACCACCTGATTCGCAAGGAAATCAAGCGCCGTGTCCGTATTCGTGACTTGGTGACTTTGCAGTTGCACCCGGAGATGAACTTCACCAAGGCGCATCAGCGGGAGTTGGATCGTCGTGTGGCTGCCTCCAACATTGAGGACGATGATCTTGCCCGCACGGTGCAGGAAGAGGTCGTGGATAAGTTGGTGCGTGACAGCAATGTTGATTTCACCGAGGAAGACGGCTTAAAGGCTTTGGGCGACGATGGGCAGGCACGGAGCTAG
- a CDS encoding DoxX family protein, producing MKSQHPNQPDRARAEDFDDVDIPTVSGNDIYARVGRAAPQTISPQQQPPVEDTTPVAASDTVELDSAAPTTTFESVTPASPTRKEPALASDAPTTAFDAPAGPTPGQQRAADVAKLLPPLDEDPARPSAGTKPVDEAPTAVVASPATPKNQTSFDPAPPTDVFEPVAQPLIDPVDTESAEYAALNDDAVVQMAADPRRGTMDFGLLLLRLVLGAILGFHALAVFFSLAGNAGMVGLQNEYAQYTYPSMLAIAIPALELTAAVFLILGLMAPIASAVAIAATGFTLIHQIWAGGTEDGIILAGVLLGIAMVLQFTGPGRYGLDFSRGWARRPLASSYVLGLLGVAGAVALWWFGTGINPLA from the coding sequence ATGAAGTCACAGCACCCCAACCAACCCGATCGCGCCCGCGCCGAAGATTTCGACGACGTCGACATCCCCACGGTCAGCGGTAACGACATCTACGCCCGCGTCGGGCGCGCAGCGCCCCAAACCATCTCCCCGCAACAGCAGCCACCGGTGGAAGACACCACCCCAGTGGCAGCTAGCGACACCGTAGAGCTGGATTCCGCCGCGCCGACCACCACCTTCGAATCCGTCACCCCGGCCAGCCCCACCCGCAAAGAGCCGGCGCTGGCCTCCGACGCACCGACCACCGCCTTCGACGCGCCCGCCGGGCCGACTCCCGGCCAGCAACGCGCCGCCGATGTCGCCAAACTGCTGCCACCCCTGGACGAGGATCCGGCGCGACCCAGCGCCGGCACCAAGCCCGTCGACGAAGCCCCCACCGCAGTGGTCGCATCCCCGGCCACGCCCAAGAACCAAACCAGCTTCGATCCCGCGCCGCCCACGGACGTATTCGAGCCCGTCGCTCAACCGCTGATCGACCCAGTCGATACCGAATCCGCCGAATACGCCGCACTCAACGACGACGCCGTCGTACAAATGGCAGCAGACCCCCGCCGCGGCACCATGGACTTCGGTTTGCTGCTGCTGCGCCTCGTGCTTGGCGCCATCCTCGGATTCCACGCCCTGGCGGTGTTCTTCTCCCTCGCCGGCAATGCAGGCATGGTCGGGCTGCAAAACGAATACGCCCAATACACCTACCCCAGCATGCTGGCCATCGCGATCCCCGCCCTGGAACTGACCGCCGCAGTGTTCCTCATCCTCGGCCTGATGGCTCCCATCGCCTCCGCGGTCGCCATCGCAGCCACCGGATTTACCCTGATCCACCAGATCTGGGCAGGCGGCACCGAAGACGGCATCATTCTCGCCGGGGTGCTCCTCGGCATCGCCATGGTGCTCCAATTCACCGGCCCCGGCCGCTACGGGCTGGACTTCTCCCGCGGCTGGGCGCGTCGACCCCTCGCCAGCTCCTATGTGCTGGGCCTGCTCGGCGTGGCAGGCGCAGTAGCCCTGTGGTGGTTCGGCACCGGAATTAACCCGCTGGCCTAA
- a CDS encoding LysE/ArgO family amino acid transporter: protein MSVALHGFLVGLSLIIAIGPQNALILKQGLKRQHVGKVIAVCAISDIFMISAGTAGVGIIIDNVPWLLTALTYGGAAYLLFFAYTCFRDAIHPKGLDTTDAPTTVTPALDVDDSPLPHAPLSDVHPDDGLPHSGSSVLTRTRRRTTQAPSWKAPVIAAFVLTWLNPGAYIDTIVMLGGLANQEGAIGRWYFAAGAIAASMMWFPTLGFGAQKLSTPLSKPAVWRGLNIIIGFIMIAITARLLMH from the coding sequence ATGAGCGTCGCATTACACGGATTCCTGGTAGGACTGTCCCTCATCATCGCAATCGGGCCCCAAAACGCCCTGATCCTCAAACAGGGACTCAAACGACAACACGTCGGAAAAGTCATCGCTGTCTGCGCCATCAGCGACATCTTCATGATCTCCGCCGGCACCGCAGGCGTGGGAATCATCATCGACAACGTTCCCTGGCTCTTAACCGCACTCACCTACGGTGGCGCCGCCTACCTGCTCTTCTTCGCCTACACCTGCTTCCGCGACGCCATCCACCCCAAAGGCCTCGACACCACCGACGCCCCCACCACGGTGACCCCCGCCCTCGACGTTGACGACTCACCTCTCCCCCACGCCCCACTATCCGACGTCCACCCCGACGATGGACTGCCCCACAGCGGCTCGTCTGTGCTGACCCGCACCCGCCGACGCACCACCCAGGCCCCCAGCTGGAAAGCACCAGTCATCGCAGCCTTCGTCCTGACCTGGCTCAACCCGGGCGCCTACATTGACACCATCGTCATGCTCGGCGGACTCGCCAACCAAGAAGGCGCAATCGGACGCTGGTATTTCGCCGCCGGCGCTATCGCCGCCTCCATGATGTGGTTCCCCACCCTCGGCTTCGGCGCCCAAAAACTATCCACCCCACTGTCCAAACCGGCTGTGTGGCGCGGGCTCAACATCATCATCGGCTTCATCATGATCGCCATCACCGCCCGCCTGCTCATGCACTAA
- a CDS encoding LysR family transcriptional regulator ArgP yields MNPSHMATLLAVLDEGSFEAAALSLAITPSAVSQRIKALENQTGRVLIHRTQPATPTEAGEILAQAARRMALLQAETDAQLRGRLAHIPLSVAVNADSLATWFPHVLAAAAQWDNASLRLHVEDEAHSLKLLRRGDVLGVVTRESTPVSGCDVKSLGVMRYRAVASPRLAAQYTAADGSIDWANMPALRYGPRDALQDADLIGRVTHMPRRRRISQIPSSQGFLYAARVGLGWALLPDLQAQDLLDSGELILLDEQVEDVALYWQHWRLESPLLNKLSSAVVDAASDLRAPRHVTGL; encoded by the coding sequence ATGAACCCTTCCCACATGGCAACGTTGCTCGCAGTGTTGGATGAAGGCAGCTTTGAAGCCGCCGCCCTATCCCTAGCAATCACCCCTTCCGCAGTAAGCCAGCGGATCAAAGCGCTGGAGAACCAGACCGGGCGCGTACTCATCCACCGCACCCAGCCGGCAACCCCGACTGAGGCGGGCGAGATCCTGGCGCAAGCCGCGCGACGGATGGCGCTGCTGCAGGCAGAAACCGACGCCCAGCTGCGGGGTCGGCTGGCGCACATCCCATTGAGTGTGGCCGTCAATGCCGATTCCTTGGCCACGTGGTTTCCCCATGTGCTTGCCGCGGCTGCCCAATGGGATAACGCCTCCTTGCGCCTGCACGTCGAAGACGAGGCGCACTCGCTGAAGCTGCTGCGACGCGGTGATGTGTTGGGAGTAGTGACCCGCGAATCCACGCCAGTGTCAGGCTGCGACGTCAAATCCCTGGGGGTGATGCGCTATCGAGCGGTCGCCAGCCCACGGTTGGCGGCGCAATACACCGCCGCAGACGGCAGCATCGACTGGGCCAACATGCCAGCTTTACGCTACGGACCCCGGGACGCGCTACAAGACGCAGACCTCATCGGCCGCGTCACACACATGCCCCGGCGCAGGCGCATTAGCCAAATCCCATCCTCCCAAGGATTTTTGTATGCGGCGCGAGTGGGCCTGGGATGGGCACTACTGCCGGACCTGCAAGCCCAGGATCTGCTGGATTCGGGGGAGCTTATCCTGCTGGACGAACAGGTAGAAGATGTGGCTTTGTACTGGCAGCACTGGCGGCTGGAATCGCCGTTGCTCAACAAGCTGTCCTCTGCAGTGGTCGACGCCGCCTCCGATTTGCGGGCTCCCCGGCACGTCACCGGCCTGTAG
- a CDS encoding PH domain-containing protein produces MTTPGSSEKPTPKDTSADESGVFLSDRLHLLGAAAVLVMVLLMLPAKPLVFVWFVPWPLLFAAYVWRSRTTVNEAGIEARRGFSAPQQVPWEDFAGIRFGGATAFATRTDGSEIPLPGVSFNSLPRLAAASRGRIPDALTAGLEAADEKVVIIHRDGRQVLVDRDDPAAQAHLRAQQEVAETSESDK; encoded by the coding sequence ATGACTACTCCCGGTTCCTCGGAAAAGCCCACCCCCAAAGACACCTCAGCAGACGAGTCCGGCGTATTCCTCTCCGACCGTTTGCACCTGCTAGGCGCTGCGGCAGTACTGGTCATGGTGCTGCTCATGCTGCCCGCAAAACCCCTCGTCTTTGTGTGGTTTGTGCCCTGGCCGCTCCTGTTTGCCGCATACGTGTGGCGCTCGCGCACCACCGTGAACGAAGCCGGCATCGAGGCACGTCGCGGTTTTTCCGCCCCGCAACAGGTGCCTTGGGAAGACTTCGCTGGCATCCGCTTCGGTGGCGCCACTGCTTTCGCCACCCGCACAGATGGGTCAGAAATTCCCCTGCCCGGAGTGTCGTTTAACTCCCTGCCCCGCCTGGCCGCCGCCTCCCGGGGCCGTATCCCCGACGCCCTGACTGCAGGCCTGGAAGCCGCCGACGAAAAAGTCGTCATCATTCACCGTGATGGCCGCCAGGTACTGGTCGATCGCGACGATCCGGCAGCCCAAGCTCACCTGCGAGCCCAGCAGGAAGTGGCTGAAACTTCCGAGTCCGACAAGTAG
- a CDS encoding FAD-binding and (Fe-S)-binding domain-containing protein gives MATRAAYVSDASIYRRVPQAVVEPRTREDIQDCLQLAQARGWDIIARGGGTSVAGNSIGQGLIIDTSRHFCKVLEIDSNNRIARVEPGIICDRLREAAAEHGLTYGPDPSTHSRCSVGGMVANNACGSHSVAYGTAADNLHAVSMLLADGREVRFFRGGCTDVELTEKLRDFVARHEDLIRSELGRFPRQVSGYGLHYLLPERGFDVAKALAGSEGTLGIFTELEVNLVKVPRFKALVVCAYTTVFDAAADAPRLILDGVGTVEGMGGDLLAALRSKNGQSRAGANLPGERKNMECGGWLYCEVGADSEEELHDRVSMVVSTADCIDHVVVTDPVEAKSLWHIREASAGTVTRLPDGGEAWPSWEDSAVPATELADYLRGLYTLMDKYQLQGIPFGHFGEGCVHVRISFDFDSEHGRTTFHQFMTEAADLVASHGGSLSGEHGDGRARSALLGHMYSDEMLAAFAEFKSIFDPDRRFNPGVLVNPDSHMEGIRPGGVQRQLELTPTHSLPKDGGSLVNAVNRCVGVGACRSMEGAMCPSFQITGDEVHSTRGRARVLNEMMRGELLEDGYHSDAVNDALDLCLSCKACASECPVNVDMATYKSEVLNERYRGTLLRPRAHYTMGWLPLAARFAHSVPGMPRLVGALMRTKITAGVLARVGGLDPTRELIDFAPQSAASIYRDRVRPSSDIAADIASGRLSAAECVILWPDSFNNYLDVNAFVAAVEVLDTLGYTVMLPKGSVCCGLTWHSTGQLSMAQRIIASTARTIRGYLELGLPVLFLEPSCLSMIQHEAPQLVDDPVVQELSRRATSWAQFVSEALTHDTHPSHVLLTVDNAAPVREVLTQVHCHERSMGDHSGSTDLLRRAGFEESTIQTGCCGMAGNWGFEPGHAKMSMELGERELFPRARAAETVCADGFSCRTQVRQGTSRRALHTAELVRDALRARG, from the coding sequence ATGGCCACGCGCGCAGCCTACGTGTCCGACGCGTCGATTTATCGGCGCGTCCCGCAAGCAGTGGTGGAGCCTCGCACGCGTGAAGACATCCAAGATTGTCTGCAGCTGGCCCAGGCACGCGGTTGGGACATCATCGCCCGTGGCGGTGGAACCTCCGTGGCCGGAAACTCCATAGGTCAAGGCCTGATCATTGATACGTCACGCCATTTCTGCAAAGTGCTAGAGATCGACTCCAACAACCGCATTGCACGGGTGGAACCCGGCATCATCTGCGATCGGCTGCGGGAAGCTGCCGCTGAGCATGGGCTGACCTATGGACCCGATCCCTCCACCCACTCCCGGTGCAGTGTAGGGGGCATGGTCGCCAACAATGCCTGCGGATCTCATTCGGTCGCCTACGGCACGGCTGCCGATAACTTGCATGCAGTATCGATGCTGCTGGCCGACGGCCGAGAGGTCAGGTTCTTCCGGGGCGGATGCACCGACGTGGAGCTCACCGAAAAACTGCGAGACTTCGTAGCACGCCACGAGGATCTCATCCGCTCAGAGCTTGGCCGGTTTCCACGCCAAGTCTCCGGATATGGATTGCACTATCTGCTTCCGGAACGCGGTTTCGACGTCGCCAAGGCACTTGCCGGGTCGGAAGGAACCTTGGGAATCTTCACTGAGCTGGAAGTGAACCTGGTGAAGGTGCCGCGCTTTAAAGCGTTGGTGGTCTGCGCCTATACGACCGTGTTCGACGCCGCCGCCGATGCACCGCGCCTCATCCTCGATGGGGTGGGAACCGTCGAAGGTATGGGTGGTGATCTCCTGGCCGCCCTGCGGAGCAAGAATGGACAATCCAGGGCAGGTGCGAATCTTCCCGGCGAACGCAAAAACATGGAATGCGGAGGGTGGTTGTACTGCGAGGTCGGCGCGGATTCGGAGGAAGAACTTCACGACCGTGTGAGCATGGTCGTATCCACAGCCGACTGTATTGATCACGTTGTGGTCACTGACCCCGTGGAGGCGAAGTCGTTGTGGCATATTCGCGAGGCATCGGCCGGAACCGTCACGCGTCTACCCGATGGGGGAGAAGCCTGGCCCAGCTGGGAAGACTCAGCGGTTCCGGCGACAGAACTCGCCGACTATCTGCGCGGACTCTATACGCTGATGGACAAATATCAGCTGCAAGGCATTCCTTTCGGTCACTTCGGCGAAGGTTGCGTGCATGTCCGCATCTCCTTTGACTTTGATTCGGAGCATGGCCGAACCACCTTCCATCAGTTCATGACTGAAGCCGCAGACTTGGTGGCGTCGCATGGGGGAAGCCTGAGCGGCGAGCATGGCGATGGTCGAGCGCGTTCTGCACTGCTGGGGCACATGTACTCCGACGAGATGCTGGCAGCATTCGCTGAGTTCAAGTCCATCTTCGATCCGGATCGCCGCTTTAATCCGGGAGTGCTCGTCAACCCGGATTCCCACATGGAGGGAATCCGGCCTGGGGGAGTACAGCGACAGTTGGAACTGACCCCCACCCACAGTCTGCCGAAAGACGGCGGATCGTTAGTCAACGCCGTGAACCGTTGCGTAGGCGTGGGCGCTTGCCGGTCGATGGAGGGAGCGATGTGCCCGTCCTTCCAGATCACTGGTGATGAAGTGCACTCGACGCGTGGTCGCGCACGTGTACTCAACGAAATGATGCGTGGTGAGCTGCTTGAAGATGGCTATCACTCTGATGCAGTCAACGACGCGTTGGATCTCTGTCTGTCCTGCAAAGCCTGCGCGAGCGAATGCCCGGTCAACGTGGACATGGCAACGTACAAATCGGAAGTGCTGAACGAGCGCTACCGGGGTACGCTCCTTCGTCCCCGGGCGCACTACACCATGGGGTGGCTGCCGTTGGCCGCTCGGTTCGCCCACAGTGTTCCGGGAATGCCCCGGTTGGTCGGTGCCCTCATGCGCACGAAGATTACTGCCGGTGTGCTCGCACGGGTTGGTGGATTGGATCCAACCCGTGAACTCATCGATTTCGCTCCACAATCCGCGGCATCGATCTACCGCGACCGTGTGCGACCATCCTCTGACATAGCTGCGGATATCGCGTCTGGTCGGCTATCCGCTGCCGAATGCGTCATTTTGTGGCCGGATTCGTTCAATAACTATCTAGATGTGAACGCCTTTGTCGCTGCGGTCGAGGTGCTCGACACTCTGGGGTACACGGTGATGCTGCCCAAAGGATCCGTGTGTTGCGGACTGACCTGGCATTCGACAGGCCAGCTGTCGATGGCACAACGAATTATCGCTTCCACAGCACGCACCATACGGGGATATCTCGAGCTGGGTTTGCCGGTATTGTTTCTTGAACCGAGTTGCTTAAGCATGATTCAGCACGAGGCACCACAACTTGTTGACGATCCCGTCGTACAGGAACTATCGCGACGAGCCACTTCATGGGCACAGTTCGTGAGCGAAGCGTTGACCCACGATACCCATCCTTCGCATGTGCTTCTCACGGTCGACAATGCGGCGCCGGTACGAGAAGTGTTGACTCAGGTGCATTGTCACGAGAGGTCGATGGGAGATCACAGTGGAAGCACCGATCTGCTGCGCCGCGCAGGATTTGAGGAATCCACGATCCAGACCGGCTGCTGTGGCATGGCTGGCAACTGGGGATTTGAACCGGGGCACGCGAAGATGTCGATGGAGTTGGGGGAGCGTGAACTATTTCCCCGCGCTCGTGCAGCAGAGACTGTGTGTGCTGACGGATTCTCGTGTAGGACACAGGTGCGTCAAGGCACTTCTCGGCGGGCGTTGCACACGGCGGAACTGGTGCGTGATGCTTTGCGCGCCCGGGGGTGA